The window CGAAAACAATTATGACATCTACTGTACAGGTAGTAATGCTAAAATTCTGTCTGGCGAGTTAGCAACTCTTTTAAGTGGCAGGCAAATAGAAATCAGGATACATAGCTTGTCATTTACTGAATTTATAGAATTTTATCAAAAATCACCCAATTTAGATGCCTTACAGCAATATCTGCAATTTGGCGGAATGCCTTATTTAATTAATCTACCAAATGATGAAGATATCAAAAATGAATATTTGAAAAATATTTTTACTACTATTCTTTTTCGTGATGTAGTAGCGAGATACGAAATCAGGGATGTTACTTTTTTAGAAAACCTGATGCATTATCTTGCAGATAATACCGGTAGTATTGTTTCGGCATCAAAAATAAGTAAATACCTAAAATCGCAAAACATTAACAAAACAACACAATTAATAATAAATTACTTATCGTATATAGAAAATACTTTCTGCATTACCAAAGTAAGAAGAACAGATATTCAAGGGAAAAAAATTTTCGAAACAGGCGAAAAATATTATTTTGAAGATATTGGTATTCGTAATATACTCACAGGCTTCCGCCTTACCGATATGAATAAAATATTAGAAAATACGGTTTATCATCATCTCGTATTTTGCGGGTATAATGTTTTTATTGGCAAATTAAGTAATTTGGAAATTGATTTTGTAGCAGAAAAAAACAATGAAAGATATTACATTCAAGTAGCTTATTTGCTTCATAATGAGCAAACAGTAAAAAGAGAATTCGGAAATTTATTAAAAATTCAAGACAATTTTCCAAAGTATGTAGTATCTATGGATACATTTACTGCACCTGCAACTTACAAAGGAATTAAACAGTTATCCCTGCTTGACTTTTTGCTAAATTTTATTTAGCTTGATTAATTAGAGTTCGTCAATAAAGTTATTTTATTTTGAATAAACATAAAAATCGCAAATTTCAACTACCAAAATACAAATAATAATCAAATCCCAATAGCCTAAATATCAAACTGTTTTGGTCATTAAGTATTAGATATTGTAATTTATTTGAGATTTGTTTTTTGTTATTTGGTGCTTTAATTAAAAAAAAATGTTTGACTTTATGGACAGACACTAATTAGAATCAAATATTATTTTATTTTTGTAAAATTAAAACAAATTTAAACAATATCATATTTTGGATAAAATAAAAGACATAGAAAAATTAATTCACGATAGTATTTCTAACAGGTATTCCAATTCAAAGGAAAGCCATTCGCTGGCTGTTGAAATACTTAAAAAATCTAAAAGGCAAAATTTTATTAAAGGAATAGCTTATGCTCATTGTATTATTGGATTTACAAATCAAATAATGCATAAAAGTGAAAATGTAATAAATCATTTATTGGATGCTATTTCTTTTTTTGAAAATAATAAGAACGAGCAGGGTTATTCTTTAACGGCAAATTCTCTATCGAATTATTATGACATTTTAGGAGATTATGAAAAGGCTTTAAAGTATGCAAATGATGGATATAATGCTGCTAATAAATACAACTTCAAGGAAATTAAGGCTGATCTTTTAAGTACTATTGGAATACTACACAGCAGAATAGCTGATTATAAACATGCATTGAACTCACATAAAAAAGCACTGGGAATTCGTAAAAAATTAAACCTTATTCATGCATCGGCTTCTTCACTGAATCTTATTGCACGTACCAATTTGTTTTTAAAGAACTTTAATGAATCCGAAATTAATTATAAAAAGAGCATTGAGTTACGTAATAAGCATAATGATAAAGGTGGATTAATATGGAGTTATATCGGAATAGCTTCCTTGTATGAGGAAACTAATGATTTATTAAATGCCGAGAATTATTATCTGAAAGCAAATGAAATCAATAATGCTATTAATGATTTGAGGGCTAAATTTCAGATATACAAAGGAATAGGTAAAATTTATTGTTTGAATGATAAAACAAATAGAGCATGGCAATATTTAGAACCTTTATTATCAATTGCTAAAGAATTAAATTCGAAACCTTTTGAATATCAGGCACATTATGCTTTATCATCATACTATGAAAAAACAAATCATCCAAAAGAATCACTTTTTCATATTAATAAGTATATCGAACTTAAAGAGGAGGTGATTAATTCGGAAACCCAAAACAAAATTGCTCAACAAAAAGCTGAATTTGAAATTGTTAATGCAAAACAGGAAGCTGAGATTTTTCAACTTCGTAATGTTGAATTAAAATCTGCATATGATGAAATTGAGGAAAAGAACAAGAGTATTCTTGCGAGTATAAATTATGCAAAACATATTCAGGATGCAATATTACCGCGAAAACAACTTATTGATACTATTCTTCCAAATTCCTTTCTTTTATTTATGCCAAAAGATATTGTTTCAGGCGATTTTTATTGGGTTTTACATTTTAACGAAAAAGTTTTTTTTGCTGCAGTTGATTGCACAGGACATGGTGTGCCCGGTGCTATGCTTTCAATGATAGGAACAAATATCTTGAATCAAGCAGTTCGGGAGAAGGGTATTGAAGAGCCGGGTAAGATTTTGGAATTTCTTAGTTTATCTATCAGTGTATCTTTGCACCAAACTAAAAATGAAAGTGGAAGTAAAGATGGAATGGATATCGCAATTTGTGTTTATGATACAAAAAAAATGTTAATTGAATACGCCGGTGCATATAATCCGATTTATCATATTTCTGATGGGGAGTTATTTGAAATTAAAGGAGATAAAATTGCGATTGGAGGTGAATTAAAAGATGATAAAAGGAAATATTCTAATCATAAAATAAGTGTTAAACCAACCGATGTAATATATATATTCTCAGATGGATATGCTGATCAATTCGGAGGACCGGATGATAGAAAGTTTAAATATAAACCTCTCAAGGAATTGTTATTGAAAATCCATACAAAAGAAGCAGATGAACAAAAATTTATCCTTGAAAAAACCTTTATCAATTGGAAAGGTGAAAATGAGCAGATAGATGATGTCATCTTAATTGGAGTGAAAATTTAAAATTAAATGCATGGAATTTTCAAAAGAAACTCAAGCGAATTCCTTTTATGTAATTCTTAGTGGGTTATTACGCTTTGATGAATTCAAAATTGATGAAAAAGGTCTTTGGAATGATTTTACAATATGGAGAAATCGAATTAATAAAGGTGATTATAAGTTCACATTTAATTATTTGAATCATAGTTATTATGATGGATATTTGAATAATATTTTTCCGGAAATTAGGTATAGTGAAGAAAAGCTTGGTGTTTTTCATAAAGATATTTTAAACCATTTAACCAGCAAGAAATATTTATTAGATAAAAAATCAATTTTAATCGACCTTGGAAATGATAACTCAATTGAGAGTAAAATTGATCATATCGATTTATATCTTTTTCCACACGATATCTGTATATTTTCAATAAAGTTATATATTGACAATCCTGATTATTTAACACTCGGTTATATTTCTGATTTTATTAATAAAATTCGAAACCTTTCAAGCCAAATTTATTTTGATAACAGCACACTTTCTTTACAGGAATTTATTGAAAAGGAAGTAATTTATAATCTTAATCCCGATAAGGATTGGACTATCTTTAATCCACAGCTAAAATCATATATAATAATCGATTTGAAAGAAAAATTAGCTGAAGATGAATTGGATTATTTGCTTTATGACATAGGAAATATTTCTATTTTAGGATCAGCAAAGGGCGAAGGTGTTTTTGCTCCTGCAAAGCCTTATTTTGATGAACAAATCGAAAAAAATAAAATTTCTATTTTCAAAAATTGGTCAGCCTTAGCTTTATATGATACATTTACAAGGATTAGTTTAAATTTTCCTGATAATTTCAAAAGTTGGGATTACGATTATTTTAATTTATATATTCATTGTTTGTATCTGAAATATTTTATGTATCTAACTAATACAGAGCTGAGTGAGGTTACTGTTGTAACTAAAAAGACAGAAAAAATCAGAGATGAGTTTATCGAATTTATTAACGATTATTATCATAGTCATATATCATATAAATTTTTACCTGACCTGATGCAGGATAAATTAATGTATTCACTTGAAATTAGTTCCGAAATTGACCGAATGGAAACCAAGATTCAACGAATTAATGAACATTTTCAGGAAAAAAGAGAAAAAACTTTTAATATAGCATTGATTACAATTACATTATTGAGCGTAGTTTCTGTTATTTATAGTT is drawn from Bacteroidales bacterium and contains these coding sequences:
- a CDS encoding ATP-binding protein yields the protein MKNLKREHYLQKIRAFKEKNLIKVLTGQRRVGKSFVLQQIKNEIVTDNPKANIIDVNLEKLDFIHIKDFKDLAAYIKDKSIKQTNYLFIDEIQEVQGFEKTLRSLLTENNYDIYCTGSNAKILSGELATLLSGRQIEIRIHSLSFTEFIEFYQKSPNLDALQQYLQFGGMPYLINLPNDEDIKNEYLKNIFTTILFRDVVARYEIRDVTFLENLMHYLADNTGSIVSASKISKYLKSQNINKTTQLIINYLSYIENTFCITKVRRTDIQGKKIFETGEKYYFEDIGIRNILTGFRLTDMNKILENTVYHHLVFCGYNVFIGKLSNLEIDFVAEKNNERYYIQVAYLLHNEQTVKREFGNLLKIQDNFPKYVVSMDTFTAPATYKGIKQLSLLDFLLNFI
- a CDS encoding tetratricopeptide repeat protein gives rise to the protein MDKIKDIEKLIHDSISNRYSNSKESHSLAVEILKKSKRQNFIKGIAYAHCIIGFTNQIMHKSENVINHLLDAISFFENNKNEQGYSLTANSLSNYYDILGDYEKALKYANDGYNAANKYNFKEIKADLLSTIGILHSRIADYKHALNSHKKALGIRKKLNLIHASASSLNLIARTNLFLKNFNESEINYKKSIELRNKHNDKGGLIWSYIGIASLYEETNDLLNAENYYLKANEINNAINDLRAKFQIYKGIGKIYCLNDKTNRAWQYLEPLLSIAKELNSKPFEYQAHYALSSYYEKTNHPKESLFHINKYIELKEEVINSETQNKIAQQKAEFEIVNAKQEAEIFQLRNVELKSAYDEIEEKNKSILASINYAKHIQDAILPRKQLIDTILPNSFLLFMPKDIVSGDFYWVLHFNEKVFFAAVDCTGHGVPGAMLSMIGTNILNQAVREKGIEEPGKILEFLSLSISVSLHQTKNESGSKDGMDIAICVYDTKKMLIEYAGAYNPIYHISDGELFEIKGDKIAIGGELKDDKRKYSNHKISVKPTDVIYIFSDGYADQFGGPDDRKFKYKPLKELLLKIHTKEADEQKFILEKTFINWKGENEQIDDVILIGVKI